Below is a window of Clostridium sp. JN-1 DNA.
ATAATGTTGAAAATCCAGTAGAGCTTTTAAATCAAAAGGTTAGAGATATGGAAGAAAGTTTTAACAAGGCAAAACTTTCTTCTGCACAAATATTAGGTAATGTTCATGAAATAGAAAAGAAAATGAATGCTGCAAAAAAAGCTTCTGAGGACTTTGATAATAAAGTAAAATTAGCTTTAAGCAAAGGTAATGAAGATCTTGCTAAAAAAGCACTTGCTAAAAAAATTGAAGCTGATAAAAGTTATGATTCATTAAAAGCAAGTCATGAGGTTGCTGTAAAAAAAGCTGAAACTATAAAGCAAAAATTATCAGAGCTTGAACACGAAATTGAAAAAACAAGAACTTACAGAGATGAAGCCACTGCAAGATATAATAATGCGGAAGCTAGTAAAAAAGTTAATGAAATTTTAGCTGATGTAAATACGGGAAATAATAAAATAAGTTTAGACGATATAGAAAGAAAAATTCAAAAGAAGGAATCCATAGCTGAAGGATTAGAAGATTTAAAAAAGGATGACTTTTTCGATAAGGAATTTGAAAAATTAAATGAACCAGATCTTGATTCAGAATTAGAAAAATATAAACAAAAAAATTAATATATCTCTTGTTAACTTTAAAGGAGGATCAGAGGATGTTTTTAAATGAATTGAATAAAAAAGAGTCTATTGCTTTTATAAATCTAGTTGAACTGCTGGCTAAATCAGATAACTTGTTCGCTAAAAATGAAAAAAGTTTGATCAATGACTACATAGTTGAGCTTTCACTTAAAGATGAAGAAATTCCTGATTTATCATTTGATAAGGTTATTGAACATTTTAAAAATTCCACAAGCAGAATTAAAAACATAGTATATCTTGAACTTATTGGCTTAGCCTTAATAGATGGAAGTTTTGATAAAGAAGAGATAAGATTTTTAAATGCAATTGCCGGTCAATTTAACATAAGTAAGGAAAAACAGCAAGATTTTATAGATTATTTTAAAATAGTACAAGAAAAGTATGACTCAACATTTATTGATGCTGAAAGTAAATTGAAATCTTTAAAAGAACTTGCTCAAAAATTATTATAAAAAAGGCCTCCAGATTCCAATATGGTTTTCTGGAGGTTCTTAATTTTAACTTATTTTTTATAAAATATCGCAACAGCTGCAAATCCAAAATAAAATGGTATATAAGCAAATCCTGTAGAATCAAAATTTATAATCATATTTGCTATATATACTATCGG
It encodes the following:
- a CDS encoding PspA/IM30 family protein; this encodes MGVFKRVSNIFRAKANNALDNVENPVELLNQKVRDMEESFNKAKLSSAQILGNVHEIEKKMNAAKKASEDFDNKVKLALSKGNEDLAKKALAKKIEADKSYDSLKASHEVAVKKAETIKQKLSELEHEIEKTRTYRDEATARYNNAEASKKVNEILADVNTGNNKISLDDIERKIQKKESIAEGLEDLKKDDFFDKEFEKLNEPDLDSELEKYKQKN